Proteins encoded in a region of the Caldilineales bacterium genome:
- a CDS encoding FG-GAP-like repeat-containing protein, translating into MNRLGIPRVKRAFFVQLLILLSSIALLLQQGYLHSHAQPAPALSFRDVSADAGLAHNRQPGIEMFAGQAWGDYDNDGWIDLYVTDPAGPNTLYHNHGDGTFTVSALAGQVALPQAYSQGAIFADYDNDGWKDLFVAAWGQNTLFHNDQDRGFSDVTLTAGLAGESANSKTASWGDFDQDGWLDLYVANWSCYPKCGRQLEGDPDRLYRNNGDGTFSDVSDYLGGGLTGAGFVASFTDFDNDGDPDIYLVNDAFVNPVGNKLWRNDGPGCKGWCFTQIAGKVGADARVFGMGLATGDYDNDGDIDFYFSNVGPMTLLRQDGGVFSNVAAAAGVEAPTAIAWGALFLDYDNDGWRDLYLAVSDTTNHRDVAANRLFHNQGDGSFAAATCQTEATDVRMSIGAASADYDRDGWVDLLVGNMDEGYRLYRNQGGETLGHHWLALELVGAGPVNRDAVGARVTLTTNGATQMQEVIAGASVGAGNELALYFGLGAADGAEVRVRWPDGSEQTLGNVPADRRYRLVYQGALEVLTPAAPVAARGLTLPRLDPFFLLAALLALTGMLWRRSARQRWAWTLAGGLALVAGLFSLAGDAGLPARLAPGPDARLAYQMQQAGVRPLAAPAPPAPALVALGEALYWDPELSGNRDIACATCHLPAFGAGDALAVSIGVGGRGLATARDPEGIREFIPRNAQPIFDLGYRDWRVHFWDGRVFVDAAGRLQTPASDRLPAGLDSALAAQAMFPVTSREEMRGHRGEVDIFGQRNELAMIDDYRSRVVWQALMQRLLAIPGYRDLFAAAYPGLAAADLSLVQAANAIAAYETVALTFDDSPFDRYLTGERGALSAAAKRGALLFYGKAQCAACHRGGLLSDQQFHNLAVPQIGDGKGREQPFDLGRARETGNDCDRYAFRTPTLRNVALTAPYMHDGAYATLPAVIRHHLDPAAGLRAYDPSQLQPALALHNGPEEQAAILRWYTPIPSDGVALTDAEFADLIQFLDALTSPTARDLAHLTPAAVPSGLTPGGL; encoded by the coding sequence ATGAACCGACTCGGCATCCCGCGAGTCAAGCGGGCGTTTTTCGTCCAGCTGCTCATCCTTCTCTCGTCGATAGCCCTGTTGCTGCAACAGGGCTATCTTCATTCCCACGCGCAGCCGGCGCCGGCGCTGTCGTTTCGCGATGTCAGCGCCGACGCCGGCCTGGCCCATAACCGGCAGCCCGGCATCGAGATGTTCGCCGGCCAGGCCTGGGGCGATTACGACAACGACGGCTGGATCGATCTCTACGTCACCGACCCCGCCGGCCCTAACACCCTCTACCACAACCACGGCGATGGGACCTTCACCGTCTCGGCTCTGGCCGGACAGGTGGCGCTGCCCCAGGCCTACTCGCAGGGCGCCATCTTCGCCGACTACGACAACGACGGCTGGAAAGACCTGTTCGTGGCCGCCTGGGGCCAGAACACGCTCTTTCACAACGACCAGGACCGGGGGTTCAGCGATGTCACGCTGACGGCGGGCCTGGCCGGGGAGAGCGCCAACAGCAAGACCGCCTCCTGGGGCGATTTCGACCAGGACGGCTGGCTCGACCTCTATGTGGCCAACTGGTCGTGCTATCCCAAATGCGGTCGCCAGCTCGAAGGCGACCCCGATCGCCTCTATCGCAACAACGGCGACGGCACTTTCAGCGACGTCAGCGACTATCTGGGCGGGGGCCTGACCGGGGCCGGGTTCGTAGCCAGCTTCACCGACTTCGACAACGACGGCGACCCCGACATCTATCTGGTCAATGACGCCTTCGTCAACCCGGTGGGCAACAAGCTGTGGCGCAACGACGGCCCCGGCTGCAAGGGCTGGTGTTTCACCCAGATCGCCGGCAAGGTTGGGGCCGACGCCAGGGTGTTCGGCATGGGCCTGGCTACCGGCGACTATGACAACGACGGCGATATCGACTTCTATTTCTCGAACGTGGGGCCGATGACCCTGCTGCGGCAGGACGGGGGCGTCTTCAGCAATGTGGCTGCGGCTGCCGGGGTGGAAGCGCCCACCGCCATCGCCTGGGGCGCGCTCTTCCTCGATTACGACAACGACGGCTGGCGCGACCTCTATCTGGCCGTATCGGATACGACCAACCACCGCGATGTGGCCGCCAACCGCCTCTTCCACAACCAGGGCGATGGCAGCTTCGCCGCCGCCACCTGCCAGACCGAAGCCACCGATGTGCGCATGAGCATCGGCGCTGCCAGCGCCGACTATGACCGCGATGGCTGGGTCGATCTGTTGGTGGGCAATATGGATGAGGGCTATCGCCTCTACCGCAACCAGGGCGGGGAGACGCTCGGCCATCACTGGCTGGCCCTGGAACTGGTGGGGGCCGGGCCGGTGAACCGGGATGCCGTGGGCGCCCGCGTGACGCTCACCACCAACGGCGCCACCCAAATGCAGGAGGTGATCGCCGGGGCCAGTGTGGGCGCGGGCAACGAATTGGCCCTCTATTTCGGCCTCGGCGCTGCCGACGGCGCCGAGGTGCGGGTGCGCTGGCCGGATGGGAGTGAGCAAACCCTGGGGAATGTGCCGGCGGATCGGCGCTATCGCCTGGTCTACCAGGGCGCATTGGAGGTCCTCACCCCCGCCGCGCCCGTGGCCGCCCGCGGCCTGACCCTGCCCCGGCTCGACCCCTTCTTCCTGCTGGCGGCCCTGCTGGCCCTTACCGGGATGCTGTGGCGTCGCTCCGCCCGGCAGCGGTGGGCCTGGACGCTGGCCGGCGGCCTGGCTCTGGTTGCCGGCTTGTTCTCGCTGGCCGGCGACGCCGGTCTGCCCGCTCGTCTCGCGCCCGGCCCCGACGCTCGCCTGGCCTACCAGATGCAGCAGGCCGGCGTGCGCCCGCTCGCCGCCCCGGCCCCGCCCGCGCCGGCGCTCGTGGCCCTGGGCGAGGCGCTGTACTGGGACCCGGAGCTGAGCGGCAACCGCGACATCGCCTGCGCCACCTGCCATCTGCCCGCCTTCGGCGCCGGCGACGCCCTCGCCGTCTCCATCGGCGTCGGTGGTCGCGGCCTGGCCACCGCCCGCGACCCCGAAGGCATCCGCGAATTCATCCCCCGCAACGCCCAACCGATTTTCGATCTCGGCTATCGCGACTGGCGGGTGCACTTCTGGGATGGCCGCGTCTTCGTGGATGCGGCCGGCCGGCTGCAAACCCCCGCCAGCGACCGTCTCCCCGCCGGGCTGGATAGCGCCCTGGCCGCCCAGGCCATGTTCCCCGTCACCTCGCGCGAGGAGATGCGCGGCCATCGCGGGGAGGTGGACATCTTCGGCCAGCGCAACGAGCTGGCCATGATCGACGATTACCGCTCACGGGTGGTCTGGCAGGCGCTGATGCAGCGGCTGCTGGCCATCCCCGGCTATCGCGACCTGTTTGCTGCCGCCTACCCCGGCCTGGCCGCCGCCGATCTCAGCCTGGTGCAGGCGGCCAACGCCATCGCCGCCTACGAGACCGTGGCCCTAACCTTCGACGACAGCCCCTTCGACCGCTACCTGACCGGCGAGCGGGGGGCGCTCTCGGCTGCGGCCAAACGGGGGGCGCTGCTCTTCTATGGCAAGGCGCAGTGCGCGGCCTGTCATCGCGGCGGCCTACTCAGCGACCAGCAATTCCACAACCTGGCTGTGCCGCAGATCGGCGACGGCAAGGGCCGCGAGCAGCCCTTCGACCTGGGCCGCGCCCGTGAAACCGGCAACGACTGCGACCGCTACGCCTTTCGCACTCCGACCTTGCGCAACGTCGCCCTCACTGCGCCCTACATGCACGACGGCGCCTATGCCACCCTGCCGGCGGTCATCCGCCACCACCTCGACCCGGCGGCAGGGCTGCGGGCGTATGATCCGAGCCAACTCCAGCCGGCCTTGGCGCTTCACAACGGGCCAGAGGAGCAGGCCGCCATCCTGCGCTGGTACACCCCCATCCCCAGCGATGGCGTGGCCCTGACCGACGCCGAATTCGCCGACCTGATCCAGTTCCTCGACGCCCTCACCAGCCCCACCGCCCGCGACCTGGCCCACCTTACCCCCGCCGCCGTCCCCTCCGGCCTCACCCCCGGCGGCCTTTGA
- a CDS encoding sugar ABC transporter permease → MSSQVAGSPKLFGSQAFQKRFSVAIRLLIALFLILFSIFPVLWIISAALDPANSLATQKIIPNNANFQNFLRLFNKDPNFNFGELYYWRWLFNSVKIATISTVLTLSLTTMAAYAFSRLRFAGRVTMLKAILLIQVFPNLLALVAIFLIIFQTGEIIPRLGLNTHAGLILVYLGGAMGINIWLMKGFLDTIPRDIDESGMVDGASNWQIFSRLLLPLLRPILIVIGILSFIGTYGDFILARILLNDVRQYTLMVGLQIFTAGQFDRKWGVFAAGALIGALPIMIIYIALQDQIAGGLTTGAVKG, encoded by the coding sequence ATGTCTAGTCAAGTCGCAGGCAGCCCAAAACTGTTCGGGTCGCAGGCATTTCAGAAGCGCTTCAGCGTCGCCATCCGCCTGCTCATCGCCCTGTTCCTGATCCTCTTCTCCATCTTCCCGGTGCTATGGATCATCTCCGCTGCTCTGGACCCGGCTAACTCCCTGGCCACGCAGAAGATCATCCCCAACAACGCCAACTTCCAGAACTTCCTCCGTCTATTCAACAAGGATCCAAACTTCAACTTCGGCGAGCTTTACTATTGGCGCTGGTTGTTCAACTCGGTCAAGATCGCCACGATCTCCACCGTCCTCACCCTTTCACTGACCACAATGGCGGCCTACGCCTTCTCGCGCCTGCGCTTTGCCGGGCGGGTGACGATGCTCAAGGCCATCCTCCTAATCCAGGTTTTCCCCAACCTGCTGGCCCTGGTCGCCATCTTCCTGATCATCTTCCAGACTGGCGAGATCATCCCACGGCTGGGGCTAAACACCCATGCCGGCCTGATCCTGGTCTACCTGGGCGGGGCGATGGGCATCAACATCTGGCTGATGAAGGGTTTCCTGGACACCATCCCCCGCGATATCGATGAGTCGGGCATGGTCGATGGCGCCAGCAACTGGCAGATCTTCTCCCGGTTGTTGCTGCCCTTGCTGCGGCCCATCCTGATCGTGATCGGCATCCTCTCCTTCATCGGCACCTACGGCGACTTCATCCTTGCCCGTATCCTGCTGAACGATGTACGCCAGTACACCCTCATGGTCGGTCTGCAGATCTTCACAGCCGGCCAGTTCGACCGCAAATGGGGCGTGTTCGCGGCCGGCGCCCTCATCGGCGCCCTGCCGATCATGATCATCTACATCGCCCTGCAGGATCAGATCGCCGGCGGCCTCACCACTGGCGCCGTCAAAGGCTGA
- the malF gene encoding maltose ABC transporter permease MalF: MTPKTSRGTWGIRGPSESTFAVLIRLILLAVFDGGVIWFVRNAFANGFVELAVVLIIIALMINLIFLLQKAYPYRWMALGLAFLVLFTIYPILFTIYVAFTNYGDGHLLTKEQALAVIAQETYLPETGRSFSWTAYRSDDGRYALWLVDPAGATFLARQDESIVPAKAGDPGIGEPDKKGIPTTIEDYTRLNTLLAAADKVLPTVRFGAEGEDLVQIRSPSEAAELQPRYLYDPATDAITDQSNGDIYNNVEGTFTTVNGRAIRPGYRATVGLKNFTTFVTSPALRGPLVRIVIWNFIFPTISVLSTFALGLAIAIMFNDKTFPLKKLIRTLLLIPYTIPALITILIWRGMLNSEFGVVNRMLMQWFGIKGPPWTTEPIWAQAAVLLVNLWLGYPYMMLISSGALQSIPADLYEAAIVDGASPWHRFRKITLPLLLVAVGPLLIASYVFNFNNFNLIYLFISGGPPIAGASTQAGHTDILLSYVYKLAFESGGRGVQYGLASAISIVIFIIVGAMTMLQFRFTNMWEEVSENV, from the coding sequence ATGACGCCCAAAACCTCGCGTGGCACATGGGGCATCCGCGGGCCTTCGGAATCGACCTTCGCCGTCCTGATCCGGCTGATTCTGTTGGCAGTGTTCGATGGGGGGGTGATCTGGTTCGTTCGGAACGCGTTCGCCAATGGATTCGTAGAGTTGGCGGTCGTGCTCATCATCATCGCCTTGATGATCAACCTGATTTTTCTGCTGCAAAAGGCCTATCCCTATCGCTGGATGGCCTTGGGGCTTGCCTTTCTTGTCCTGTTCACCATCTATCCCATCCTCTTCACCATCTACGTCGCCTTCACCAACTATGGAGATGGGCACCTGCTGACCAAGGAGCAGGCCCTGGCCGTGATTGCCCAGGAGACCTATCTGCCTGAAACCGGCAGATCTTTCTCCTGGACGGCCTACCGTTCTGACGATGGCCGTTACGCTCTCTGGCTGGTGGACCCTGCCGGCGCCACCTTCCTGGCCAGACAGGATGAGTCCATCGTCCCTGCCAAAGCGGGCGATCCTGGCATCGGCGAGCCGGACAAAAAGGGCATTCCCACCACCATCGAGGACTACACTCGACTCAATACCCTGCTTGCCGCCGCCGACAAGGTGCTGCCTACGGTGCGCTTCGGGGCCGAAGGTGAGGACCTGGTGCAGATCCGCTCTCCCAGCGAGGCGGCGGAACTGCAGCCCCGCTACCTCTACGACCCTGCAACCGACGCCATCACCGACCAGTCGAACGGCGATATCTACAACAACGTCGAAGGCACGTTCACCACGGTCAATGGCCGGGCGATCAGACCCGGTTACCGCGCCACGGTCGGCCTCAAGAACTTCACGACCTTCGTCACCAGCCCGGCCCTGCGCGGCCCCCTGGTGCGCATCGTCATCTGGAACTTCATCTTCCCCACCATCAGCGTGCTCTCCACCTTCGCCCTGGGCCTTGCCATTGCCATCATGTTCAATGACAAGACTTTTCCCCTCAAGAAGCTCATCCGCACGCTGTTGCTCATCCCCTACACCATCCCCGCTCTGATCACCATCCTGATCTGGCGGGGGATGCTGAACTCTGAATTCGGCGTTGTCAACCGCATGCTCATGCAGTGGTTCGGCATCAAAGGCCCTCCCTGGACAACCGAACCCATCTGGGCGCAAGCCGCGGTGCTGTTGGTCAACCTCTGGCTGGGCTACCCCTACATGATGCTGATCTCCAGCGGCGCCTTGCAATCCATTCCTGCCGATCTGTACGAGGCAGCGATTGTGGACGGGGCCAGCCCCTGGCATCGCTTCCGCAAGATCACCCTGCCGTTGCTGCTGGTGGCGGTCGGCCCCCTGCTCATTGCCTCCTACGTCTTCAACTTCAACAACTTCAACCTCATCTACCTCTTCATCAGCGGCGGCCCGCCCATCGCCGGCGCCTCCACTCAGGCCGGGCATACCGACATCCTGCTCAGCTACGTGTACAAACTGGCGTTCGAATCGGGCGGGCGCGGCGTGCAATACGGCCTTGCTTCGGCCATTTCGATCGTCATCTTCATCATCGTCGGGGCCATGACCATGCTCCAATTCCGCTTCACCAACATGTGGGAGGAGGTCAGCGAAAATGTCTAG
- a CDS encoding extracellular solute-binding protein, translating into MFRRTYLVLFVVLMAALVLAACGGGAAPTATPVPPTEPPAAAPTDTPVPPTAAPPTNTPVPAPTDTPAPAGTLRIWADDTRAPILQALAPDFLAAYNIELVVELKSAIRDDFQVAAPVGEGPDIIVIAHDQAGTLVDNGLLAEVDLGDKADQFAANALAACTFGGKLYCMPYATENMAFFYNTDLVPKAPTTWDEVMTVGKALMDAGKTTYVMAVTGTTYDAYPLFTAFGGYIFGRDADGNWDPQDLGVDSEGMIAGVKFLADGVAAGEFPKDWDWANNHALFETGEVPFLMAGPWALDRIRASGVPYAITNFPAGPAGEGFPFAGTQGFFINALSKNVLLAQAFLTEFVATEETMQALYKAGGRPSAFLPVLEATDDPDLAAIGKAGANATMMPAIPAMGSVWGNWNDSVVLARDGKQDAETAMKAAGTKIRSLISGAAAGMVNVPGSYQAAAGCPGDWQPDCEATAMTKGDDGLFTSGPFKLAAGDYEAKVAMDGAWTLNYGMEGKQDGDNYKFSLTADGEVSFSFDPATNLLTINVK; encoded by the coding sequence ATGTTTCGCCGAACCTATCTGGTTCTCTTCGTTGTCTTGATGGCCGCCCTGGTGCTGGCCGCATGCGGCGGCGGCGCCGCCCCCACGGCCACCCCCGTACCCCCCACCGAGCCGCCGGCAGCGGCGCCGACCGACACCCCCGTTCCTCCCACCGCAGCCCCCCCCACCAACACCCCCGTCCCAGCCCCCACCGACACGCCTGCGCCAGCCGGCACCCTGCGCATCTGGGCCGATGACACCCGCGCCCCCATCCTGCAAGCCCTGGCCCCCGACTTCCTGGCTGCCTACAACATCGAGCTGGTGGTCGAGCTGAAGTCCGCCATCCGCGATGACTTCCAGGTTGCCGCCCCCGTCGGCGAAGGCCCGGACATCATCGTCATCGCCCACGACCAGGCGGGCACGCTGGTCGACAACGGCCTGCTGGCCGAAGTCGACCTGGGCGACAAGGCCGATCAGTTCGCCGCGAACGCCCTGGCTGCCTGCACCTTCGGCGGCAAGCTCTACTGCATGCCCTACGCCACCGAGAACATGGCCTTCTTCTACAACACCGACCTGGTGCCCAAGGCGCCGACCACCTGGGACGAGGTGATGACCGTGGGCAAGGCCCTGATGGATGCGGGTAAGACCACCTATGTGATGGCCGTCACTGGCACCACCTACGACGCCTATCCGCTCTTCACCGCTTTCGGCGGCTACATCTTCGGTCGCGACGCCGACGGCAACTGGGATCCCCAAGACCTGGGCGTGGACAGCGAAGGCATGATCGCCGGCGTCAAGTTCCTGGCCGATGGCGTCGCTGCCGGTGAGTTCCCCAAGGACTGGGACTGGGCCAACAACCACGCCCTGTTCGAGACCGGTGAAGTTCCCTTCCTCATGGCTGGCCCTTGGGCCTTGGATCGCATCCGCGCGTCGGGTGTGCCCTACGCCATCACCAACTTCCCCGCCGGCCCCGCGGGCGAGGGCTTCCCCTTCGCTGGCACTCAGGGCTTCTTCATCAATGCTCTCAGCAAGAACGTCCTCCTGGCCCAGGCCTTCCTGACCGAGTTCGTGGCCACCGAGGAGACGATGCAGGCTCTGTACAAGGCGGGTGGACGCCCCTCCGCCTTCCTGCCCGTGCTCGAAGCCACCGATGACCCCGACCTGGCCGCCATCGGCAAGGCCGGCGCCAACGCCACCATGATGCCCGCCATTCCCGCCATGGGTTCGGTCTGGGGCAACTGGAACGACTCGGTCGTGTTGGCCCGCGATGGCAAACAGGATGCCGAGACCGCCATGAAAGCGGCCGGGACCAAGATCCGCAGCCTCATTTCCGGCGCCGCCGCCGGCATGGTCAACGTGCCCGGCTCCTATCAGGCCGCCGCCGGCTGCCCCGGCGACTGGCAGCCCGACTGCGAAGCCACTGCCATGACCAAGGGCGACGATGGCCTCTTCACCAGCGGCCCCTTCAAGCTGGCCGCCGGCGACTACGAAGCCAAAGTCGCCATGGACGGCGCCTGGACGCTCAACTACGGCATGGAAGGCAAGCAGGATGGCGACAACTACAAGTTCAGCCTCACGGCCGATGGCGAAGTCAGCTTCTCCTTCGACCCCGCCACCAACTTGTTGACCATCAACGTCAAGTAA